DNA from Nitrososphaerales archaeon:
CTTTAAGCTCGAACAGATCCGCAGAGCGGCCGAAATCGGTGTCGGTATCAAATCGGCATCGAATATAAGGCTCATCCCTTTGAATGACGAGAGCTCTAAAGATGCACGTAGAATAGAAGGTATCCTCAAGGATCAAAAACTCCCCTGATGAGCATGGATTTTTCGAAAGGTTAATGACACATGTGTATGTGAATATTACCAAAATATTCTCATCGATCAAGGTTCAGGTATTTCGTAAGCCTTTCCCTAACCTTCTGCTCATCCTCCTTATTCAACTTTACGGCCTCGGTCTGCCCATAATACCTTTTTGCAGCCTCGTCTCCTATCACATCCTCGATATTGAAGGTTTCATTAAGTGGGAGTTGAATGATCTTACCGATCGGTAAGATCACATAATTCCACTTGATTCCATAAAGTTCGACCGATTCGTTCATGGTATCTTCGATCAACGAGCCGAAGAATAGGATACCCCTGATCCTACCTATGGTCCTTCCGGGTTCATCCTGCTTCAAGGTCTGAAGAAGTAAGGGCTCGCTCGGCTCAAACTCGTACCTCTTATTCACAAAGAATTTATTCACTTCAAATAACCTTTTGAAGGTACTGCCTTTTAACATTAAGGCGCCACATCGATCATCGATCATCGATCGGTAAAATCGAATTTAACATTTTCGAGCCCTAATGAATTTGAATAGCTTAGGATTAAATCTATGGGCCTTTCGCTATAAAGCTTTGGCAAAAAGTTAGATCGTTAAATATTACCAATCGATACGCGTAATTCTTATATCCTTCAATTGGTGTAAATTCACATGAAAAAATATTTTTTCTTTTTTAAAATTCGACACTGAATTAAGGTAGCAGATAGCCGATGATTATGAATCTATGAATTTATCTGAACGATCTTTTATAAATGAGGAAGAAGGATCGAAGTTTTATCGTAACTCCACTATCTTTAGTATAGAAATTACATGACTGAACCATATTAACTCAAAGGGAGCTCATCCATTTATTTACGGATTAAAATGTTATCTTATGTGAAAAGCTTTTCAAAGTGAATATTTAACGATCTAGATCGAACCTCTATCTCTTTGCCGAAATCGTCTTTATCTCCTCTCCATTCTTCAAGGCGATTATTTCGATCCATCGATCTATACCCGATGTAGCTACCTTCTTCTGTAATACCTCTTCTATCTGAAATACTCCCGCTGGGTTGTCCATATTCACCAATATTTTAACAGGGATATTACTCCCTTCTTGTATCTCTACACTCTTTATCGATAGGGCTGATAAAGAGTGTATATCGACCTTGCCACTCCTGTATGGGATTCTCGCCCTACCTTCGGCCATATCTGTTCCATCCGCGACCTTCGATATACCTGCTTCCATACTTAGGCACTTCACCCTTTCATCATGTGAAAATATACAATGGAGGATCTCGCTCTTCATTCTCGTAATCAGAACCCTATCATTCGGATATACTTTGGAGAGGATTCTATCGAGTATCGGATTCGTAATGTTGCAGCCGTGTATGTGGTGGGCTACTCGATGAATCGCATTCCCTATATCATGCAAGTATGTTCCACAGAGCACTATAATCGCTGCACCCTCCATATCACATATACCATCTTTAACCGTCGTTGGCACGAATCTACGGCTCAAAATTCTGAAGATCTCGAGGGCACTACCTGAGGCGATTCGAGAGTGGACTGGCCCATGATCATTATACCCTAAGCGATCTACGGCCATGCAATTTGACATTCGCAGATATGTTTGAACCTCTACATCACTCTCTAAAAGGTTGAATACCTTTTCTATGTTGGGCTCTTTTAAGTGTGAATAGATCAGATTCGGTGAAACCAGAACCAAATCCTCCACCTTAACCCTACATAAATTAGTATTAGACCGATTAAAAGGTTGATCGGGATAGTAAATGTAGATCGGTAGAGGATGCGATAAACTTTTAGCCATGAATCTATTTAACCAATCTATAAAGATGATATAAAATGAAGACTTCACAGATATCTGGCTTTTATAAGTTGAGTCCACGTGAGAGGCTGAATATAGTAAAAGAGTTCGCAGGTCTGACCGATGAAGAAGCGGAATTGATTCACTCTATGTCTGGATTGAAGTTGGATTTGGCAAACCGTATGATCGAAAATGTAATCGGTGGTATCACCATCCCGCTCGGGATTGCGGTCAACTTTCTCATCAACAATAAGGATTATTTGATCCCAATGGCCTTAGAAGAGCCTTCGGTAGTCGCTGCGGCGAGTAATGCTGCCCGAATGGCTAGGGTGAAGGGTGGATTCTTCGCTACAGCATCGGATTCGTTGATGATCGGTCAGATTCAGGTGGTAAATGTGAAGGATCCATACAATGCACGTATGAAGATACTGTCTGCCAAAGATGAATTGATCACAAAGGCGAATGAACAGGATAAACTTCTGATCTCTTTAGGTGGTGGGGCAAGAGATCTGAATGTTAAAGTGATCCATACAAAAACTGGCAGTATGGTTATTGTAGAGTTGATCGTCGATTGTAAGGATGCAATGGGTGCGAATATCGTCAATACGATGGCAGAAGCTATTGCACCGATGATCGAAAGAATCTCAAATGGCAGAGTATTGTTAAGAATCGTCTCCAACCTCGCTACGTTAAGGTTGGCAAGGGCTAGGGCGGTCTTCGATAAAAATGTGATCGGTGGTGAAGAAGTTGTCGATGGTATCATCCAAGCTTACTCATTCGCCGAATCCGATCCTTACCGTTGTGCAACACATAACAAAGGGATTATGAATGGTATAGTGGCTGTAGGTATAGCTACTGGCCAGGATATAAGGGCTTTGGAGGCTGGCGCACATAGTTACGCAGCCTTCAGAGGATCATACAAACCACTCACTACCTGGGAGAAGAATGAAGATGGAGATTTGGTTGGTACGATAGAACTCCCTCTAGCAGTGGGTCTGGTAGGTGGTGCTACAGCCGTACATCCCGTAGCTAAAGTTTGTATAAAGATACTTGGTGTGAAGACCGCTAAGGAGTTGGCCGAGGTCATGGCCTCTGTAGGTTTGGCCCAGAACTTCGCCGCACTGAGAGCTTTAGTTACAGAAGGCATACAGAAAGGCCATATGAAACTTCACGCGAGGAATATCGCTATAATGGCTGGAGCCCACGGTGAATTGATCGATTTAGTAGCACAGAGAATGGTTGAAGAGAGAAGGATCAAAATGGACCGTGCTTTAGAACTCGTTCGTGAACTTAAGAAAAGTGAATAAACTTAAAGATTCAACTTCGGCTTAAAATGATTGGAGTTAATAGAGTAGTAAGAAGGATTAAGTACGTTCGAATTTGGATGTTAATCGAATCGCCCTTGACCATATCTTAATCGCAATAAAGATTTCAGCGATGATTATCGCTATACTTAAGTAGAGAAGTGTCAAGATAAGAGGGTCGCTACCCTTCGTATACCCTTCGAATTTTATCTTTATCA
Protein-coding regions in this window:
- a CDS encoding hydroxymethylglutaryl-CoA reductase, degradative → MKTSQISGFYKLSPRERLNIVKEFAGLTDEEAELIHSMSGLKLDLANRMIENVIGGITIPLGIAVNFLINNKDYLIPMALEEPSVVAAASNAARMARVKGGFFATASDSLMIGQIQVVNVKDPYNARMKILSAKDELITKANEQDKLLISLGGGARDLNVKVIHTKTGSMVIVELIVDCKDAMGANIVNTMAEAIAPMIERISNGRVLLRIVSNLATLRLARARAVFDKNVIGGEEVVDGIIQAYSFAESDPYRCATHNKGIMNGIVAVGIATGQDIRALEAGAHSYAAFRGSYKPLTTWEKNEDGDLVGTIELPLAVGLVGGATAVHPVAKVCIKILGVKTAKELAEVMASVGLAQNFAALRALVTEGIQKGHMKLHARNIAIMAGAHGELIDLVAQRMVEERRIKMDRALELVRELKKSE